A single region of the candidate division KSB1 bacterium genome encodes:
- a CDS encoding Na+:solute symporter, whose translation MGQVQFALLDWVWMILFLILMIGCGALFYRLGKRSEADFFLAGRGLPWWLPATSVYATHTATDTPMWVTGVIYKHGLAGLWYTFFSAWCAVSAFVSTRIFRRSLAYSQAEWQTLRFSGLGAELLRGWVAGWQIFMNMFILGWVGIAMGKVCNYAFGWPNWIGLIVFSAVCAIYVTAAGYWGVVMADFQQGVIAFLAIVIVSIWGIIYAGGPGQIIAKLGELGQAWRLNPFHFTADFTPAWFITMFVVAIIGGVGMGTAIDWYTEAQRIQSAKTVRDASYSIWGGTALVLTRNAIWAAAILGFFVLYPNINETKEYELGWFRLGFESLPVGMIGFFFAAIVAIHLSTIATQLNLGAMYFTRDLYHHYINPKASPQKLILVGRIATVLLLLGSFVYGLMMEEITNWLIFALWIMAAGVWLPNILQVIWWRFNSWGYLSAWIANLSISWLIVWILPEIGVMPKLKDFEQFWLLVVLMALIYIPVTLLTPPENMDRLVKYYVMSKPLGWWGPVRKEAERRGLLTKELKTS comes from the coding sequence ATGGGTCAGGTTCAATTTGCGTTACTGGATTGGGTGTGGATGATTCTGTTTTTGATCTTGATGATCGGCTGCGGCGCTTTGTTTTATCGATTAGGGAAGCGTTCTGAAGCCGATTTCTTTTTGGCTGGTCGTGGGTTGCCCTGGTGGCTGCCGGCAACATCCGTCTATGCCACGCATACTGCCACTGATACGCCCATGTGGGTGACTGGTGTGATTTATAAACACGGTTTGGCAGGGCTGTGGTACACTTTTTTTTCTGCATGGTGCGCGGTCTCAGCATTTGTTTCGACTCGGATATTTCGTCGCTCGCTCGCCTATTCGCAAGCGGAGTGGCAGACCTTGCGATTTAGTGGATTGGGGGCAGAACTGCTCCGCGGTTGGGTCGCTGGTTGGCAGATCTTCATGAACATGTTCATCCTCGGCTGGGTTGGTATTGCCATGGGAAAAGTTTGTAACTATGCCTTTGGCTGGCCGAATTGGATCGGATTGATCGTATTTTCGGCAGTCTGCGCAATATATGTCACGGCCGCTGGATATTGGGGGGTCGTGATGGCAGATTTTCAGCAAGGTGTCATCGCGTTTTTAGCCATCGTGATTGTCTCTATCTGGGGCATTATTTATGCCGGTGGACCGGGACAGATTATTGCTAAGTTAGGAGAACTTGGACAAGCTTGGCGACTGAATCCATTCCATTTCACTGCTGATTTTACCCCTGCGTGGTTCATTACGATGTTTGTGGTGGCCATTATCGGTGGAGTGGGCATGGGCACAGCCATCGATTGGTACACCGAAGCCCAACGTATTCAAAGCGCCAAGACAGTTCGCGATGCATCCTATAGCATTTGGGGTGGCACAGCTCTGGTATTAACGCGCAATGCCATCTGGGCTGCTGCGATCCTCGGTTTCTTTGTGCTTTATCCCAATATTAACGAAACCAAAGAGTATGAGTTAGGTTGGTTCCGACTGGGCTTCGAATCTCTTCCCGTGGGCATGATCGGATTCTTCTTCGCGGCCATCGTAGCCATTCATCTCTCCACCATTGCGACGCAATTGAATCTCGGAGCCATGTATTTCACTCGAGACTTATATCATCATTACATCAATCCCAAGGCGTCACCACAAAAATTGATCCTTGTGGGAAGAATAGCCACTGTGCTATTATTATTGGGATCGTTCGTCTACGGATTAATGATGGAGGAGATCACCAATTGGCTAATATTTGCCCTATGGATCATGGCCGCTGGTGTCTGGTTGCCGAACATCCTCCAAGTGATCTGGTGGCGCTTTAATTCATGGGGCTACCTCTCCGCTTGGATCGCCAATCTCAGCATCAGTTGGTTGATCGTTTGGATCCTTCCTGAGATCGGGGTCATGCCCAAGCTCAAAGATTTTGAACAATTCTGGTTATTGGTTGTCTTGATGGCGTTGATCTACATCCCGGTCACTTTGCTCACTCCGCCAGAGAACATGGATCGTTTGGTCAAATACTATGTGATGTCCAAACCGCTCGGCTGGTGGGGGCCAGTCCGGAAAGAGGCTGAACGTCGAGGGCTGTTAACCAAAGAGCTGAAAACAAGCTAA